TCCGGCAGAAGTCCAGCCGTGTGCTTGCAGCGGGGGATAGCCATATTCCCGGTTTCCGTAAACTTTCCGGTCTTGGGATCGTACAACTCGGCGCCCGAAAGAACGCTGTCGCTGTAGCCTCCGGCAATCAGGACGCGGCCGTCCTCCAGCAGAGTTGCCGTGTGGGCGATGCGGGCGTGGTGCATAGCTCCGGATGCCTGAAAGGTCAGACTCGACGCGTGGAAGATTTCCGCCGAGGCGAGGGATTCGTTATCGCGGATTTCTCCGCTGGCAATCAGCACGTCGCCGTTGGCCAGAAGTGTCGCGCTTGGGCGACCGCGAGGAACGGTCATCTTCCCGATAACCTTGAATTTTCCGATCGCCGGATCATACAACTCTGCCGAATCGGTTCCGCCCATACCCACCCAGCCTCCCGCGATCAGGACTTTTCCCGACGGCAACAGAACCGCGATATGACCGACGCGGCGCTCATGCATCTCGCCGGCTGGTTGAAATTTGCCGGTCGCCGGATCGTAGAGCTCGGCGGATTTATAGAAATCTTGATTGCGCCGCATGCCACCTGCGATAAAAACTTTGCCGTTGGGAAGCAGAGTCGCGCTGTGGCCGGAACGAGGCTCCAGCATTGGCGACACCGGAGTCAGTGAGCCAGCGCTTGAACTTGCCGACATTGCAGACGTTGGAGTGCTGGCTCGGAATACCGCAGCGGCTAGAGCGAAACTGACGGTGAGGCATGTGACAAGCGGTAGGTGGGAGCGGTTCATGGGCCCTCCTATGAGAAATCAGACGGTTTTGTATGCAGGGCGTTAGCGGGACGAGAAACCCAGGCCGCGGAATAGATGTCTGCGGAACCCGCGTTGTTGTGCGGGAAGGTACACGAAAGCACGCTTCCCACAGGAGCTATTCGCGTTTTCGATTTGTTCTAGGCTCCCACTAACTCCTTCGTCTCGCTCGGCTCATACTCCACGATGTATCCCGCCACCGCGCTTGCTGCCACCGTCAGCGGTGAAGCAAGATACATCTGCCCGGGCCCGCTGCGGCCGGGAAAGTTGCGGTTCTGGGCGCTGATCACGACCTGATCGGGACGCGTCGACACTCCCGGCCCGGCATTGATGCAGGCTCCGCAACTGGGCTCGATCACGTGCGCGCCAGATTTCTGGAACACGTCCAGATATCCGCGGCGCAGGCAGTATTCGCGCGTCTCCTGCGATCCGAATTGGATGTAGAACTGCACCGAATCGGACACGCGCTTGCCATGTTTGAGGGCGTCGGCTAGAACCAGCGCGTACATGTCCATGTCTTCGTTCTTGCCGGCGGTGCAGGTGCCGCCGTAGGCAATCTCAATCGGCACCGGCGTATTCAGTTCGCGAATATATTTTCCATTTCCTGGATCGCCCGGTGTAGCGACCATGGGCGTGATCTCCGCCGCATCGAGTTCTATGATGTGCGCGTACTGCGCTCCCGGATCGCTGTATAGGCCTTCGATCATCGCCTCGGCTTTTTTTCGGTCCATGCCGCGGCGCTCGACGAGGAAATCTACGGCCTTTTTGTCGGGAGCAACGATGCCAGTAAATCCGCCAATCTCCGCCGCCATGTTTGTCATGGTGGCGCGCTCGTCGACGCTCAACTCTTCGATGGCCTCGCCCGCATATTCCATCACTTTGGCCAGCGCTTTGCCGCTGCGCACGTAATCGAGGCTCAAAATCTTGAGGATGAAATCTTTCGCAGTGACGTTCGCGTTTTTCTTGCCGCGAATCACGATGCGCACCGACTCGGGAACTTTCACGCGCACGTCCTTTGTGATCCACGAATTGAACACATCGGTGGTGCCGATGCCGAAGGCCACGCAGCCAATCGCGCCCACATGCGGAGTGTGCGAGTCGGAGCCGATATTCAACTGCCCCGGCAGCGCATAACTTTCGAGCACGATCGAGTGGCAAATGCCCTCGGAGCCTTTGCGGTCGGTCAATTCGCCGTGTAGACGAATGCCCTGCTTGGCGGCGAAGTCCTGCTGCTTGAGTTTGAGTTGCGTCGCCAGGTCGAGCAGGCCGAGCTTTTTCTTCTCTTCGGAAATCACTTCGTCGAGAAACGTCAGGTGATCGCGGAAAAAGATGATGCTCGAGGGATCGTTGACCTTCGCGTCCTTGCCTACGTAGCGCTCGAAGAAAATCGCGGCCATGGGCGTGACGTATTCGTGGCTAAAGCGCAGATCGGCGCGGGCGAAGCCCGTGTCGCCGGGCTTAACGGAGGGAACTCCGACTTTGTCTACTCCGGCTTCGGGGCCGGCCTCGCTGCGCTCGGCCGGACGGACGAATGCGTCCGTCCCCACGTTGGGGCGGATCATGTGACGGGCGAAGATCTTCTCTGCTACCGTCATGGGCAGTGTGGCGCGGGCGGTCTTGCCCGCGTTCTCGATCGGCGGCAAGAATACCTTACCCTGCATGCGCGCAACATTGAAGGGAAACAGGCCGCCATATTCGATCACTTGGCGCGTAATCTCATCCTCGCCGGCGGTGAATTCGCTCAGCGCAATCTCTTCCCCGCTGCGAATGCGGTCGATCAAAGAAAAACTCGTCGAGGTGAGAAGGCCCAGGTTCTGGCAATTCTGCTTGTAGATGCGTTCGATGTTTTCAGCGATCACCACTTGAATGCCGGCGCACATCTCGGCATAGGGAGACTGCTCGCGGCTTGAGCCCTTGCCGCGCCGCTTTCCGCTCACCGCGCACACGAAGCCGCCGCGCTTTACCTCGCCGCGGCCGATGGGCGTAACGCTGCCGCATTTCAATCCGAGATAAGGAATCTCGCCCAGCGTCTCGTCAAAATAAAAACAATAGTGCGCCGGCG
Above is a window of Candidatus Sulfotelmatobacter sp. DNA encoding:
- a CDS encoding kelch repeat-containing protein, with product MNRSHLPLVTCLTVSFALAAAVFRASTPTSAMSASSSAGSLTPVSPMLEPRSGHSATLLPNGKVFIAGGMRRNQDFYKSAELYDPATGKFQPAGEMHERRVGHIAVLLPSGKVLIAGGWVGMGGTDSAELYDPAIGKFKVIGKMTVPRGRPSATLLANGDVLIASGEIRDNESLASAEIFHASSLTFQASGAMHHARIAHTATLLEDGRVLIAGGYSDSVLSGAELYDPKTGKFTETGNMAIPRCKHTAGLLPDGRVLIAGGSDERGWNGNLNAAEIYDPRTGKFTAAASLNDKRFKLPDEAVQLPSGKLLIAGGSKEVEVFDPASGKFLVASGQMSDSWHYLSETKLRDGSVLLAGGYPNNPDATAQAWIYRP
- a CDS encoding aconitase family protein, with the protein product MINSLLERKIEKRPDKVRLQGRILFLTEDPELIKRQLAGEDLPWDTKHPEKNPKLRDDISTDEITPAHYCFYFDETLGEIPYLGLKCGSVTPIGRGEVKRGGFVCAVSGKRRGKGSSREQSPYAEMCAGIQVVIAENIERIYKQNCQNLGLLTSTSFSLIDRIRSGEEIALSEFTAGEDEITRQVIEYGGLFPFNVARMQGKVFLPPIENAGKTARATLPMTVAEKIFARHMIRPNVGTDAFVRPAERSEAGPEAGVDKVGVPSVKPGDTGFARADLRFSHEYVTPMAAIFFERYVGKDAKVNDPSSIIFFRDHLTFLDEVISEEKKKLGLLDLATQLKLKQQDFAAKQGIRLHGELTDRKGSEGICHSIVLESYALPGQLNIGSDSHTPHVGAIGCVAFGIGTTDVFNSWITKDVRVKVPESVRIVIRGKKNANVTAKDFILKILSLDYVRSGKALAKVMEYAGEAIEELSVDERATMTNMAAEIGGFTGIVAPDKKAVDFLVERRGMDRKKAEAMIEGLYSDPGAQYAHIIELDAAEITPMVATPGDPGNGKYIRELNTPVPIEIAYGGTCTAGKNEDMDMYALVLADALKHGKRVSDSVQFYIQFGSQETREYCLRRGYLDVFQKSGAHVIEPSCGACINAGPGVSTRPDQVVISAQNRNFPGRSGPGQMYLASPLTVAASAVAGYIVEYEPSETKELVGA